The genomic DNA GGTCGTGTGCCCGTACTCTTCCACCTGCTCTCACCCGCCGGCCGGCCGCTGGCCGTCACCGGAGACCTCGCCTCGTTCTGGTCGGGGCCCTACACGCAGGTGCGTGCCGAGATGCGCGGCCGCTACCCCAAGCATCCGTGGCCGGAGGATCCCTGGCAGGCTCCGCCCACCCGGCACACGACCCGACGCTTGCGGGGCTGACCCGCCGCGCCCGCTGCGACGTGCACCTGCTACCTCGTACGACGCCGCAGGGTCAGCGAGGCGAGTACGAGGGCACCGACGGCGAAGGCCACCACCACGAGCAATGGGCCCGCGACATCCCATCCCGATTCCCCGGCGGCGACGGCTCCCACCGCGTCGATCGCGTAGCTCAGCGGAAGCCAGTCCGAGATCGCATACAGGACATCGGGCATCCGGTCGCGCGGCATGAAGAGTCCGCCGAGGATGATCTGCGGGAACACCAGCAACGGCATGAACTGCACCGCCTGGAACTCGGTCTGCGCGAATGCGCTGGCCAGCAGCCCGAGCGCGGTGCCGAGCAGCGCGTCGACGACCGCGACGAGGCCGAGCTGCCAGAGCGGGCCGTCGACGTCGAGGCCGCAGACGCCGACCGCGAACGACACCGTGATCGTGGCCTGCAGCAGCGCCATCAGGCCGAACGCGAGCGCATAACCGAGAATGAAGTCCGCCTTGCCGAGCGGCGTCGTCATCAGCCGCTCGAGGGTGCCCGACTTACGCTCGCGAAGGGTCGTGATCGACGTG from Microbacterium sp. LWO13-1.2 includes the following:
- a CDS encoding ABC transporter permease, which produces MNGNRIFATAGRVLTQLRHDPRSIALMLIAPSLLVGLFAWLFSDQEGVFDQVGGAILALFPFIVMFLITSITTLRERKSGTLERLMTTPLGKADFILGYALAFGLMALLQATITVSFAVGVCGLDVDGPLWQLGLVAVVDALLGTALGLLASAFAQTEFQAVQFMPLLVFPQIILGGLFMPRDRMPDVLYAISDWLPLSYAIDAVGAVAAGESGWDVAGPLLVVVAFAVGALVLASLTLRRRTR